A genomic window from Candidatus Thermoplasmatota archaeon includes:
- the coxB gene encoding cytochrome c oxidase subunit II yields the protein MTRTVRAAVLLSLVAIVAFCLYLFATSRFAGNVAPAQQRIEDLFYLVLWIAIAVFVLVEAWLLLNLFLWHEDGQGKVTHETHRGNHSLEVAWTIPPVVVFLTFAVLSAQALDVIERTPEGDNVVIDVAAGQWLWTFTYPDGTQTSNELWVRQNETVVLRITSTDVIHAVYVREFGLKIDAMPGTTNTMWFRATKPGTYVLQCAEYCGGAHSAMLADVHVFPAGENRRFGPAPAALQETPVSIDASGRLSPGEIRADQGQTVRLNVTNEGRAPVRLTIGAPYNLESPSFPPGASVPWRFLPAHDGTFDIQREDQAAGRLIVRKATVVEVELRDFTIVPKTLRYEPDTPYAFHVRNLGDAPHNFYIGQWAPARAPGKVVFASTPDLRPGQETWLNVTLPAPRPTLQEYWCDVPGHYLPGTDQDMHGTLDARGATTQSTSIVPMASWPAPAILFLGLAAAGAVGMTRRRRKE from the coding sequence ATGACGCGCACCGTCCGCGCCGCCGTGCTTCTCTCGCTCGTCGCGATCGTCGCCTTCTGCCTGTACCTTTTTGCGACCTCCCGGTTCGCCGGCAACGTGGCGCCGGCCCAGCAGCGGATCGAGGACCTGTTCTACCTCGTGCTCTGGATCGCCATCGCAGTCTTCGTGCTCGTCGAAGCGTGGCTTCTCCTCAACCTGTTTCTCTGGCACGAGGACGGGCAAGGAAAAGTGACGCACGAGACGCACCGGGGGAACCATTCGCTCGAAGTCGCCTGGACGATCCCGCCGGTCGTCGTCTTCCTCACGTTTGCCGTGCTCTCGGCCCAGGCGCTCGACGTCATCGAGCGGACGCCCGAGGGCGACAACGTCGTGATCGACGTGGCCGCCGGGCAATGGCTGTGGACGTTCACCTACCCCGACGGCACGCAGACCTCCAACGAGCTGTGGGTCCGGCAGAACGAGACGGTCGTCCTTCGCATCACGAGCACCGACGTCATCCATGCCGTGTACGTCCGCGAGTTCGGGCTGAAGATCGACGCCATGCCGGGCACCACGAACACGATGTGGTTCCGCGCGACCAAGCCGGGCACCTACGTCCTGCAGTGCGCCGAGTACTGCGGCGGCGCGCACAGCGCGATGCTCGCGGACGTGCACGTCTTCCCGGCCGGCGAAAACCGCCGCTTTGGGCCCGCGCCCGCCGCGCTGCAGGAGACGCCCGTTTCGATCGACGCCTCCGGCCGCCTCTCGCCGGGCGAGATCCGCGCGGACCAGGGTCAAACGGTCCGGCTGAACGTCACGAACGAAGGGCGCGCGCCCGTGCGCCTGACCATCGGCGCTCCCTACAACCTCGAGTCGCCGAGCTTCCCGCCCGGAGCCTCCGTGCCGTGGCGCTTCCTGCCCGCCCACGACGGGACCTTCGACATCCAGCGCGAGGACCAGGCCGCCGGCCGGCTGATCGTGCGGAAGGCCACCGTCGTCGAGGTGGAGCTTCGCGACTTCACGATCGTTCCCAAGACGCTGCGCTACGAGCCCGACACGCCGTACGCCTTCCACGTTCGGAACCTCGGCGACGCGCCGCACAACTTCTACATCGGCCAATGGGCGCCCGCGCGCGCGCCGGGCAAGGTCGTGTTCGCCTCCACGCCGGACCTTCGCCCCGGCCAGGAGACGTGGCTCAACGTGACGCTCCCCGCGCCCCGCCCGACGCTGCAGGAATACTGGTGCGACGTCCCCGGCCACTACCTCCCGGGCACCGATCAGGACATGCACGGAACGCTGGACGCCCGCGGCGCCACCACGCAGTCGACCTCCATCGTTCCCATGGCGTCGTGGCCGGCGCCGGCGATCCTGTTCTTGGGGCTTGCGGCGGCGGGCGCGGTGGGCATGACGCGACGGAGGCGCAAGGAGTGA